A region of the Hylaeus volcanicus isolate JK05 chromosome 5, UHH_iyHylVolc1.0_haploid, whole genome shotgun sequence genome:
ACATCATAAATTGCGACCGGCTGCTTTCACCCTACTATCATGGCGAGGAAAATTGCCGTGTGTCAAGAAGCTAATTTAACTCTGTCCTACGTATGTATCGATTAGAAACTTGCAGAAACAATTTCACTGATAAACCAATATAATCAACAAGTCCACTACTTTTTAAACTATTGCCCTTAACAAACTTCTTACGACTAAcgtaaatttttatacaagttCTCCATTTTTTGAAGTGATCGAAGTGAAGTGAAGTGAAGTGATTTCACTGGtagaaatatctatttttatgCATCTTTGagactttcaaaaaaataGAGACTTAGAAATTGacaatatgaatatattttcgataagaattcatttgaaacaaaatttaaacctTTTAGAAATATTCGCAAGTACTAGTCCGTCCTTCAACGTGTTGATCTACCAATAATactattaattacttttattctaatttcttGGTATCTTAATCGTTCTTTGTTAATTCTTATCTATTTCAGGAAGGCATTATAGAATTACTATCAACCTCGCGCGTCCACCGACTGCAGAAAGCTGGGTTCAAGGTTTCATGAAAGTCACTCTTCGAGCTGAAAATGGTATAATGCGTGACGTCGATCTCACTCCCAGGTagcattttctttctctcctgattttatacttttaatcaATTGAACGACTccgtttaaatttattcgagtaaaaatgattttcattctttcgtgAATGCAAAAGTAGACCTTTTAGGTTTTCAGACACTTTGGCTATCAGACTCGAGCAAACTTTCAGCTCTTGTAACAAGCAAATTTTCTAAACCGATTCACAATGCGCAACATAAAATACGAGttacgtttaaaattattcatatgCTAAGCAACGCGGTTCCCACTTAAAACCAAGCATCCCCACTTGCAAAAGTGATTGTGACCACTCTCCAGCAGGgagagatatttaaaaaaaaaaaaaaaaagaaaaaaacaaataaactgTACATGTTCTTTCATCTGTAACTTGTAGTGGTTACATGAAATTGGAACATGGATCGACAGTGCGAATGGTGGTCGCCCATCCAGCGGGGGCAACAGGAGATATTGGGAAAATTAGGCGAGTTGAGCTTTCATGGACATACGACATGGACGTGCTGCAACCGCGATCATTATGCTTTTTCTGGTGCAACGATCGACTTTACGTGAATAGCGTCACCGTTGATGTCATGGAGCTTCCTGGTAGAGGGTAagcttctttttttacaaaactaTAAAGCCGTTCTATAAGTTACGTAATTCTAGAAGGTGAGAAATTACCGTGATCACATTTACCTACTCTATTTCCGTATATACAGAAAAAGAGAAGCAGACTTCACCAGTAAACTTTGCTCAGCGAGCAGACAAGAGTATGCAGAAATTGCTAGTGGATCCACAGCATCGTTCATTGATAACTGCTGACATATCACTTCGAATTTACTAGAAAGTGATTTCGATTATTGGCTTAAGGTACTTAATACTGTTCCTGTAGAAAATACGATGATTGAACATTTGTAGCACGAACAATGAAAACTGTATGACCTATCGAGATAAATTCATGTTGAAGTAATCTTATTGTATACTTCGCAACACTTTAATTTTGAACATATTTGCTACACTACAAAACGTAAAACAGTGTCTATgtgtatttagaaaaatgtattttcgaTAAGagttaatttgaaacaatatttatatttatacttatatCTGTAAGGGGAGTTATCACAaatttctaaaacaaaattaagaaacttatACACGATGGTACGTTCTTCGAATGGAAAACatttacgtaattatttttaaatgccaCAGAAAACTTTCTACACAAAAATCAAAGAGACAAGAAGTACTATCTCCACGGTAAATCCGTTTGTAGAATTGTCGAGTGGTCACCGTTTCGAAAGAATATTCAGACGTTTTTCCAAAAAAGCAATGTTAGCTTATAAGAGGAGGCTATGATCAAAACAAACGCATTTTGAACAGTAACAGGCTTAATGCAGGGGTCGATGAGTATAAACAAAGTGTAAAAAGTAAGCTTTCACTTGTGCCCAGTATTGTCTCGATTCgttgatattgaaatttttcattttcaatattgatGTCTTGTatcgatgattttttttttttatataaaaatagttggCCAGATATGGCGAATATTCTACAGATTATTTATCCTCATTGTACTCTACATCATGACATTGGTACCGCTTAGAAATCGTAGCCTTCCCTTATTAGATCAACGAAGGCATGCGTAATGTGTGATCTGCGGCAGTATTAATATGATCGATTACTTTGTACAtcttgtatataaaattggGTATGTGTAATTAATGTAAGATAATGCTAGAGTATTATGTAAAAGCAAGTATTCTGCGAGTGAATATCATCGGTTTCTGGAAAAAATTgtaccaatttttatatgatattTACATAGAAACAGTGTTTGTTGCAGCATAACAGCGACAACCTTTTgtgatattttctttgtataatttaaatactatatttaatacataattaactGGTAACGTCGATTAGAATTGTACAAACCAGAAGTAAGACAGCGGCTGTAAGCAAATACGAAATACTTTGTGTACTGCATATTGTTAATACATCTCAAGTATTAGAAATAATCTTTATACATACATCTCAGATATGAAATATAGATTTGTTATGCCATAATAGAATGACAGCATTGTAATTGAAAACTAGAATTTCTGACGGCATAcgttcttataaaaaaaaaaaagtatgacCATCTTTCTTGTAGTAATAATTGTTCAGTAACTGCAGGAAAAGAAACACACTTGTACAGCTTGCTAATCTTTTGCAATTTTACTCCTCGATAAACATTGTACACGTCGATTCATCGCTGATACAAAAAGATCATCGTGGAGTGCAGCTATACACGATAAcacatgatttttattttacatgagATTCAACAATAATCGAGTAAAAAAGCCGTTCGTGTTTGGTCAACGCGGTAACAAGGGTTGGTAAAATACAGGATGTTCAGAAATTGCGGGACAACTCTTTAGGATCCAGATTTGCTGATtttagtacattttttttgtcgaACCTAGTTCGACATAGAACCACAACGAGTTAATAGAAATCGAAAAATCCTCCACCGTTTTGTAAGCTGAGACGTCGTTTTTGGGATACAAgtagttaaaattaaaagatctCTAATTCCTAAATTTGAATTGCTTGcattgtaaaaacaaaacctcggacaacaaagTGGTAAAGTACTTTTGTTCCGTCACGAAGAACATAAACGAACCAACGAACTTTCCACGTTTTATGTTCTTCGCGACGGAACAACCTTTCGATTTCTACTTGTACCGTAATTTTAAGACACCCTGTTTGTAATATGATATATAGAGATACACATAATATAATCTAATAGTCTCTATTTGTATAACGTATAATTtgcatatataaataataaatagaaaatgaggAGCGAGACTGGTGATTAGCTTGATAAGACTTTAGCACTAAATTACCATTACGAACATTCATAAGACTATGGGGCTGGTGATAATAACCAAACAAGGTAATATCGAGAAGATAATTGAGAACAGTGAAATAACTAACAATACTTGTGAATATACAACTGATTCATTTGGCATAGTAGTCAAGAGCGTTCTTTATTCTAGCGTAGTAGAATAGGTCAGTGAAGATCATCGACCCAAGCAGTTCCTAATGACTCGATTAGAGTACGAACAAAAGCCATTTCTTTGCGTGCATTTTCCAAAATCACGCGGGGATCTTGAGAGGTACACCGCAATATATTTGGTGCCATCACCATTGCTAAATTGTTTGCGTCCATTTTAGTACGAACAACCACTTCAGGTCTCGCGAATATCTAGAAACAAACATGACACCGGGAAGCGTCAATTATTATCAACCATGAAGAGGTCGTGAAAGcctcaaatattttattcaggTAATATAAGTAACTGAGAAAATATTCACCTGTAGAAACCGTATTAGGTGGCACAGAACTCGACGGTTCAAATCAGGTAGTCGGTCTACAAGCGCGGCAACATTAGCTGCAGAAACTTCAGCGTCATCGTGTCTCATCGATACGCACTCCGTGTAAAAGGAATCAGGTATCAGAGGTTCGTAGAGCTCTCGAACccataatttcaataaagaaGCAGGCGCGTGTGCATCCTGAGAAGCTGCCAAAATTGTACCATCCTCGAACCTGTCCAAGCATGCTTTCAAAGCGCTCACTTCATCCGCATCCGCGGATACTCTGAAAATACCCTCGGTTAGGATACCGCCTCGCGCCAACACTTGGCGCGTTAATGTAGTTTGTATCCATGGTAACTCTCGGTTTGGGAATCTGTCTCTTTGCAAAGCCATCACCTCTGAAAGCGTTGCACCGAACATGGATGCccgaaaaatttgaatctaTGGTAAACAAAACAACGGAATTAATATCTATTtcatgagaaaaaaaaatgtgtaacaaGGGAACATACTCTTGCTTGATCAATGTCTTCTATGGTAGCTTTGCGGGGTTGTCGTTTGCCGTGTGCTCCAATTCGTTGTAGGCGTCGGCAGGCGACGGTTGCGTAATGACTAACTTGTACATGAATTGGCCACTTGGCTACTTCCGGGAATTGAAAATTGGGATCACGGTGTCTGTTCATGTACCCCTCGAGGTAAGGCTCAAATGTCGCACTAGGTGGCACGAAAGCCAAACACACAGCCATCAATTCCCAACCTCGGCGTAAACTTTCCTTCCGTGGATTCTCTGTAGTTTGTCTACAGATCTGGACATACAATTCATCCCGCAACGGTGGCTTTGAGAATGCAGTATTTACAATGTCCATGGCTACGGTGTCTAATGTCATTCCCATGTTAGCTTTCCGATCACCCATGTACACTTGTACCAATCTAAACAAATTGCAAGCTTCTCGCTTGAGTAATTTCTCACCATCCACAACTACAAGCATAGGTTGTGGTATAGGGTCTTTCGACCAGCTGAGAATGTCTCGAACGCTGAACTTTTTCCGAAACAATAATCTCAGTCCCTTCGGTCTACCACAATTCAAATTAAGATTGTCTTGTGCGTATTTCTCTATATCACCGCCGCCTGCGCTGTCGTTTCGCCTTGCTTCGTCGATGTCGGTGTTATCAACGATACCAATGGTAGGAACAGAACTTATAGTAGATACTGGAAGTGTTGCTTGTCTCGTAGTCGTCACACTATCACGCGCCTCTGTATGCGAAGCGATATTTGGCGGCGACGGAGGTCGTACTTGCGGCCTTGTGAGCGTATCAGCAGTGTTATAATAAGTCGCTAAGCCTGCCGCATCGTAATTACCCAAATCTACgataatgattaaaaatataatacaagtcataataaatacaaatacaagcCATTTTCTGCGCGAACAACATCAATTAACCTGCATAGTGATCTTCAAGGTACTCTTGGCTAGAAGAGTCACCTTGGTTGCTCGCTGCCTCGTCATCCGCGAACTGATCGTCGGAATCGTAATCGCCTCTTCCGCCAATTCCTTCACCTCTCCCACCTTCTTCGTCTAAGGAATCATCACCTTCTTCTACAAACAAAGGATCTCCGAACTTGTAACAAcctaaaaaatttaataatttattaataacgtaAGATACCacgaaattctattttgaCCTTATCAGACTCAAGGAGAATATATTATCTATACAGGAGAAAATCACAATACTTcaaatattgtatttcaaaacaaaGCCAACATTGCCAGTATCTCCTTGTTGTGATTGAACCCTGAAAAAGCTTGCTGCAATGTTGGCGACATGTCGGAGTATCTTACCCGAAGAATACGGTTTACACCCGGAAGTCTCAGTTAATGAAGAACCGAGCTGTAAAAGTCTCAAATAAGTAAATTGAAAGATGATTACATACCTGAGAGTTTTGCTTGTTGGAGAATATATTGCTGAAGTGGCAACAAGTGATCTGGGTCGGATAACAGATTTCCATAAAACGGAGACGGAGGCGGACTCGGATTACCattacttttcttctttttgccGTCGTCCCCTTCCGTAAGTCCTTCTGTTTCTTCGCCTACGGCACTATTACTGCTACTGTTACTACTATTGCTACTGCTAGTGTTACTGCTAAGTCTTTGTCTAGGTTGCTCGTGACTTTGACTTATTAAATAACGCTCGTGCATGGAGTCATCGTCTCTATCTCTCCTTCTTGATTGTTGTTGATGTAGTTGCTGCAGCTTTTGTTGCTGCTTTTGTTGTTGTACAAAACTGTAACTGCGAGCTAACGGTTGCAACCCAccttaacaaaatttatatatatttctgtgataaaatataaaaagatttaTGCTTAATGTACGATTTATAGACTTACAGTCCAACGAATTATTACATGCTGTATTTCTTCTATACTCTTTTTCTCTATCACGTTcacgctctctctctctttctacAACCTCAAGGCTTCTTTGTTTCGATGCATTACTTAGGATACCTGTACCCCTTATGAGGCTTTTAGACGGTTCGTTCCTCTCCACTAATATCCCACCATACATGTCTCTAACGTTCGCTTCCGAAAGAGACACCGAGCATCCATGATGCCTTCTTCCTATACTACCAGTATTATCTTGCTTATTCATATTACGCGGATGCATGGAACTTGGATAAAAGGCTGATGAGTTCGTTTTGTCCAAACTATTTACTCTCTCTCTATGATGAATCTCCCTTTCCCTATGATAACGGTTACTACTTTCCACCAGGGAGCCATATTTCTCACCCTGCGATTTATAACTATGACTCAATTGAACTTCTGGCGGACGGTACGGAGGCATTTCCTGCCTGAATATTCTAGATTCCATCAACGAATCACGATATGGCGAAGTGCTTGGTTCAGGACCATAAGAACCTCTACTACTTTCTCTACCTGCAATATTACAAATACGAATaacgttgttttattttttttttttttgttccattatatagtcgaataaaaatagtgtGCAACTTAAAGAATTACGAAATTTAACTCACATTCttaccatttttattcttctccAATTCTAAATTCCCTGCCCTGCCCTCGCGTTGCGAGTCGATGAATgtctttttcttaaaaagagGAGTACTCGTCGAAAGTGATAAACCTAACGGCGGTGGTTCACCTAACGGAACCGACTTCTGATTCTTTACACTTTCCAAGGTTCCACTTTTATGTCCTCTGGCTTCCAAAGTACCACTGTGTTGTCTGGGGGAAGATTGTGCTTGATTTGTTGGCGTTTGAGGAGCAGGGCGATGATGATGACGGTGTGGAGAATCCAATAATCGATACCCAGTCGATTCCAAAGACGTTCGACTGTGAGAAACAGAACTGTCGCTGGAACGTCCGGAGTCCTGAGAATGATTATGTTGACGGCGTGCAGTGGGTACTTCATGATGCCTATGATGCCTGTTGTTATGGTGATGATGGTGATGATGATGTCGTCTTGAAGATGGCGATGGTGAAGGAGGAGACGTTTGAATATCTACACCGACACCAGTTGTACGTGTTTTATTTACACTACCGCTTTGCTATAAGGAAGAATacactgtaatatttatttcctatTACACAATATTTCTAGAGTAGTAAACTTACTAATGAAGAAGACAAATTAGAACTTTCCTGATGACTAAACCGCGTTGATCGACTAACAGAAGGCGTTTGCGTCTGTGTTGACACagattctttctttcttggCTCAGttgatttttgaatattgatTCCACTGCTGCTCGCTGGCTCTGTGTTCTGTTTTAATGTCTACCATACATTTTGAATAAGCTTTTACATAACAAGATACAATCatcttttttgtattaatttgtaataatagtataagtgtaatattaataaaaaaaaaatgagtagAATATTAtctatcaattaaaattttacgaatattaagtatcgaaatacttttgtcatgattattagaaataaaaatttatgctatttttatagataaagAATATGATTTGCactagaaattaaataaaaaagtataacTTTTGTGAACATAATCcctaattaattaacaaatattgttactGTATCTCTGCAATGTAAATAACTAATGTAATCTTAAAAGACTTTCAGACTTGTTGTACAGTATAATGAAAGCAGagttttttctcttctctacAAACGTCTATTTATAGCTGAAAGGAGAGCAGACAGCATGCACACTTATATCTCCAACACTCTACAGAGTGCCTACATTAATATATCAtggtagaaaaatatttataaatcattaTGCACACACATGTGCCAACAGAATGTATATCTTTAATAAGTCAAATGCTATGACAATATGTAAGATATACAATGTTAACAGATTTTGTATCATTATCCAAAATTCAACATATTCTTATGACACACCCTTCCAAATAAGATATTTGTTATCAAAGGTGAATCACTTACCTGAAGCTTTGCTAAAGGTATGATGTCACAATCACTTGGACGGTGCCACACGGTTTGTTGGGAAGTtgcattataataataaaagcgTGAGGTATTCTGATCAAATAATTCCCACCACTGATTGTTATCTGTTTTTTTCCTGTAATTAGAAGCACAGCAGTGAACTGTACACCGAAATATGTAGAAtcagataaattatttaatgtaaataagagaattcattttgaatGTTACAAAATTCAGGCCAcacaaaacatttaaattcaaagcaCACATCAAAATAGAAATCTTGTCCATTATAAATGCTTCCTAACTTATAAAAGGAAATCCTTATATGAGAATAACTTTCACTTAGTTAATTAGATCAGAAAGACAACCTGATTctaaacaattaattgttcTCCTTGTtggaaatgttaattttatattattaacatctGTAAGTGATTTAAACTGGATCATAAATACATGTTCTATGTGAAATAGTGTAGAATCTATACtttcacaaatttttgaaatactattgAAGATATTATGGTAACTTTTGTTATTgctatataaattattcatattatatgagacaaattttcatataacACATTTCCTATAACACAATAATTTGTCTATTGTATTGATTTTTAcatgagaaaatatttatatcttacACTGGTACACCAAGTGGAGGATCCCATACGCACTCTCCGGTTGTAAGATTGGCATACATATGCTCTCTGGTGCGAGGGTCTATAATTTCCACCCATTCCATTCTACTgtaattacacaaaatttgttaatgttttattttgtaattatatgtTTCAACTTTgcttaagaattttattaaagtatacattttaattactcttcaatatttcaaacaaaatagtTTTGCACAATCGCGAACCACTGGAttgctttaattaaaagtttatttaaaaaatcttttcattttcaatatattgaaaaatcatgATATTTAAAACTGATAAAGTGTCTTATATATATACCCAATCGTTAAAGTATGTAGGGTGAATACGTGATCAATTTGTTACTCCtttttattactataattaaaaattctaaaaatagtacaacaaaatgaaaaacatgtaGATAGTTGGAATACATTTACTGCATAGTTTAAATTCGCGTTATACGGCGTTTATAATCGTGTTGGACGgcgtatgaattttatttttttaaattaagaaataaaaataacaagacTGCACTggaagttataaataattaatcaatagCATTCTGCCGAATCTGCAGCAAAATGCAGTACACGCTAAAGGTGCTTTATTAAATCTCTTATCTTAAAAGATaactataaaatgaaaaaaatcgaaactgTAGCAAGGTGAAAAATCGAAACgtcgaaaagaaatatatgaaatcgaataaagttttGTCATAATAAAAGGGTGTtcacccccaccccccatATAACCATAAATTGATAGGAATGTTAGCCGCAATACGAGCAACTGTCTGATGTCATGCTATCCCTTTAATTGACTGAAATAGGCAGCAGAAATACATTCGTACACACATAGTTGTACAcagaaagcaaaaaaaaaaaaatgaaagtagtGACAGAGATAGAGAGAAGGCAGGAACACACGGGTTCGATAATTCACATAAGGtgcaaatggaaaaaaatcgCGGAAAACAAGACCCACCCAGTCAGTATAACGACATTAAAGTGCACGAGATAACACAGTTGTGTTTGAGAAATAAGTCGAGGCTCTTTCCCAAGAAAACTGGGACGGGTCACTGGGAAAAAAATTCACTATCGATCTACGAAACATAGCCACTCTGTATGTACCCTGTcgtatttccattttcctaaaagcagaaaatttctttctcacCCGTCGGATGCCATCGCGGAGAATTAATCCCGAGCTCGAGAGGCACAAAACACGGGACGTCACTTCGAAAACACTTTGTGACACTTCACAAGCACCACGGTGACACTTCGGATGTCGCAACGTCCCATTTCCATGAGCACGAGCGACGCAGCCCCTTCATGGCAGCTCACCGGCGGccatcttttttctctcttcgcTTTATCGTTCTGCCACTATAGGAAACGAAAACTTACTTTATCTGAGACTTCAAGCACATCTGAAGATGCGCTTGCGGATCTGTCTATTATAGTATTATACCATCGGTGAGTACTCACAAAGTCTTGCAGAGTCTATTCGCGATTATATTTCGCTTATGGTTTGGTATACGGTAAGCCAGAGAAGTATTCGAACGCTTTCAAATGAGAGGTTTGACACTTAAAAAATGCAAGTCATATTATGAATTCCAAAACAATTTTAGTTCTGTAATAATACGTAAGTATTATGATTGTGCATGTTAAGTTTGAACTATCTTCAGCAACGTAAACAATACTTGAGAAGCATTTTTTCGGCAATATCGACCAAATGGACCCCACAAAACTATTCGATCGACGAAGCTTTTAATACAGCAATCCTTAAATTTGACAAGATGTAAACATTGCCTTCCTCGATTTGTGTTCAGATACTTCACAATTTCTACTTTGTTGCTTTATAGCTTTATCTgtgatgaaaaataaaataattgaagtacATACAGCATTTAAACATTGAGTCTAGTTAGCAAATGTATAAGATCTATGTATTCTtcataatatttcttataaaatatactgttaactttcaaacaaaacaatgtaattttcaGCTTGCGATTAGTGCATATAgctatattttgat
Encoded here:
- the LOC128876610 gene encoding rho GTPase-activating protein 39, which encodes MASDGRMEWVEIIDPRTREHMYANLTTGECVWDPPLGVPVKKTDNNQWWELFDQNTSRFYYYNATSQQTVWHRPSDCDIIPLAKLQTLKQNTEPASSSGINIQKSTEPRKKESVSTQTQTPSVSRSTRFSHQESSNLSSSLQSGSVNKTRTTGVGVDIQTSPPSPSPSSRRHHHHHHHHNNRHHRHHEVPTARRQHNHSQDSGRSSDSSVSHSRTSLESTGYRLLDSPHRHHHRPAPQTPTNQAQSSPRQHSGTLEARGHKSGTLESVKNQKSVPLGEPPPLGLSLSTSTPLFKKKTFIDSQREGRAGNLELEKNKNGRESSRGSYGPEPSTSPYRDSLMESRIFRQEMPPYRPPEVQLSHSYKSQGEKYGSLVESSNRYHREREIHHRERVNSLDKTNSSAFYPSSMHPRNMNKQDNTGSIGRRHHGCSVSLSEANVRDMYGGILVERNEPSKSLIRGTGILSNASKQRSLEVVERERERERDREKEYRRNTACNNSLDCGLQPLARSYSFVQQQKQQQKLQQLHQQQSRRRDRDDDSMHERYLISQSHEQPRQRLSSNTSSSNSSNSSSNSAVGEETEGLTEGDDGKKKKSNGNPSPPPSPFYGNLLSDPDHLLPLQQYILQQAKLSGCYKFGDPLFVEEGDDSLDEEGGRGEGIGGRGDYDSDDQFADDEAASNQGDSSSQEYLEDHYADLGNYDAAGLATYYNTADTLTRPQVRPPSPPNIASHTEARDSVTTTRQATLPVSTISSVPTIGIVDNTDIDEARRNDSAGGGDIEKYAQDNLNLNCGRPKGLRLLFRKKFSVRDILSWSKDPIPQPMLVVVDGEKLLKREACNLFRLVQVYMGDRKANMGMTLDTVAMDIVNTAFSKPPLRDELYVQICRQTTENPRKESLRRGWELMAVCLAFVPPSATFEPYLEGYMNRHRDPNFQFPEVAKWPIHVQVSHYATVACRRLQRIGAHGKRQPRKATIEDIDQARIQIFRASMFGATLSEVMALQRDRFPNRELPWIQTTLTRQVLARGGILTEGIFRVSADADEVSALKACLDRFEDGTILAASQDAHAPASLLKLWVRELYEPLIPDSFYTECVSMRHDDAEVSAANVAALVDRLPDLNRRVLCHLIRFLQIFARPEVVVRTKMDANNLAMVMAPNILRCTSQDPRVILENARKEMAFVRTLIESLGTAWVDDLH